The following nucleotide sequence is from Anaerococcus sp. Marseille-Q7828.
CAGGACGTGCTATAAAATCATGGGGCGGAAGAATAGCTTCCGGTGCCTATGAACTTTACGGAATAACATCTTGGATAGGAGACTTTGTATCTTTCCTAAGACTTATGGCCCTAGTATTATCTGGTGGTTTTGTAGCTTATTCTGTAAACTTAATTGTAAAGATGATGGCAGGCAGTGGCATAGGCGGACTTATTGGAGGAATCATAGTATTTGTAGTATTCCAACTATTTAATATGTTCCTATCATACTTATCAGCTTATGTACACTCACTAAGATTAATTTATGTAGAAATGTTTAACAAATTCTACGAAGGTGGCGGAATCAAGTTCCGTGAGATGGTCGAAGACACAAAATTTATTAATATCATTAGAAAAGGAGAAAAATAATGAGTGAATTTTTTATTGAAAACGGTGGAATAGTATTTGCAGTATTGGCAGCAGCTCTTGCAACACTTTTATCAGGTATGGGATCAGCAAAGGGTGTAGGTATGGCAGGTGAAGCTACAGCAGCTTTGACAGTAGACCAACCAGAAAAATTTGGTAAAGCCCTTGTACTACAACTTTTACCAGGTACCCAAGGTCTTTATGGCTTTGTAATTGGATTCTTTATCTACCAACAAATTACAGGTGGGGACGCTATTACATTTGAAAAAGGCCTTTACCTATTAATGGCAGCTCTTCCAGTAGCAATCGTAGGTTATGCATCAGCACAAAGACAAGCACGTGTTGCTATCGCAGGTGTAAACATCCTTGCTAAAAACGAAGATGAATTCGTAAAAGGTGTTGTTTATTCTGTAATGGTTGAGTTATACGCAATCCTAGGCTTTGTAATCTCTCTACTTCTAGTACTAAACGCATAATATTAGGAAAAGATTATGAATAATCTTGAAGTAATATTAGAGTCAATTATTAACGAAGGAAATACTAAAAGAGATCAAATCTTAAGAGAGGCCCAAGAAAAGGCTGACGAAATCATATACCAATCGAAAAACGAAGCAGAGATCAAAGCACGTGAGATTATCGATAAGGCAAATAGAGAAGCAGAAACTATCCTAGCAAATGAAAATGTTTCAGCAAAAAGAGAATCTAGAGATATAGAAATTTCTGCAAAAAACAAGGTTATAGACCAAATAGTAGATACGCTTTTAGAAAATCTAAAAAATATCGACGAATCTTCTTACAAAAACTTTGTTTTAAATACTATAAAAAACTCTGATATCAAAAGTGGGGACCTGCTTTTGGCAAAAAACTACAAGAATGCCTTAAAAAACGAAGATTTCCATGGCTTTAAAGTATCAGATGAAAGCGTAGAAGATGGTTTTGTGATCAAATCTGGAAAGATTGAATACGACAACAGATTTTCTTCAATAATAAAATACAATATTGACGATATAAGAAAACAAATTTCAAGTGAAATTTTTAAATAAGGAGGGCTAAATGAACAGAGATAACTATATAGGTGGATCTATCTCAACAAGAATATACGAAAATAACCTCCTTAGCCAAAATGACTTGGAAAGACTAGTTGACTATGACTCTCTAAGCGAAGTTTTAAACGCCCTAAGCGATTCTTCTTATAGGGAAAGCATTCAAGCCCTTAGTAGGGATGAAGAATACGAGAAAATCCTAGATGATGAGCTTAAGAAATCCTACAAATTAATCGAAAATACAGCTAGCGATAGCAATATTTTGGATTATTTTAGGGAAAGATACAACTTTCATAACCTAAAGGTCCTATTAAAGGAAATTATCCAAAAGGAAAACTATGCAAATCTTTATAGCGACCTAGGAAATATAGACTTAGCCTACATCAAAAAGGAACTTCTAAATGAAGATGCTATAGAAAAAGATTTCTTGGAAACACTAGATATAGAAGGCTATGAGCCTTTCAACAAATCGGACAACCCAAGCGAATCTTACCTAGAAGATGCCAAGAAAGCATTGGCTATATTTGATGAGAGCAAAAATCCAAAAGACTTGGAAATTAGCCTTGATAAGGCTTATTACGAGAAGCTTTTAGAAGATGCCAAGGCAATTGAGCTTAAAGAGTTGACTCGCTTTACCAAAGAGAGAATTGACCTTATCAATCTAAAGACAATGCTTAGAGTAAAAAGCAAAAATTCTGACATTGAGGAACTTAATAGCGCTCTCATTGATGGAGGCTATATAGAAAAAGAAAGATTTGATGAGATTTTCCCACAAGAAATAGATCAAATCGTGGTAAGTCTTTCTAATGAAAATATCAACAAGTACGTAGTTAACGCCATAGATGGCGATAAGACTATGGATCAAAACCTACTTGACCTTGAAAGATCAATTGATGACCATCAAATGGACTATTCAAGGCTGGCCAAACAAATGACCTATGGACCAGAAGTTTTGATGAACTATATAATTTCAAAAGAAGCAGAGATTAAAAACTTGAGGATTATACTCGTATCAAAGTTAAACAATCTGCCAAAAGACTTTACCCTAGAAAGGTTGCGTGAAACATATGTATAGAGTAGCGGTAATCGGAGATAAGGACTCAGTTCTAGCCTTTAAGGCACTCGGTGTAGAAGTATATACAGTTATAGATGGAGATGAGGCAAGTGAAAAGATTAAAGACCTTGCCAAAGAAGAAGTTGGCGTGATTTTTATCACAGAAAAATTTGCCCAAGAAATTCCATCTACAATTGACAAATATAGAGATCAAATGACTCCAGCAATTATCCTAATCCCAGGAAACACAGGTTCCATGGGCATAGGCCTTGCTGATATCAATAAGTCAGTAGAAAAGGCTGTTGGAGCCAATATTTTAGACTAAAGGAGCTTAATTTGAAAGAAGGTAAAATTACTAAAGTATCAGGACCATTGATAGAAGCTAGCGGCCTATCTGATGCTAACATCTATGACGTGGTTGAGGTATCAAAAGATAAGCTCATCGGTGAAATAATAGAGATGAGAGGAGATGTTGCAAGTATTCAGGTTTATGAAGAAACAACAGGTATAGGCCCTGGAGATGTTGTAGTATCAACAGGCCACCCTCTATCAGTTGAGCTTGGACCAGGAATGCTTCGCCACATGTACGATGGTATCCAAAGACCACTTAAAAAACTTGAAGATTTGGCTGGTAACTTCCTAAAAAGAGGAGTTACATCACCAGCTTTATCTCGTGAAACATTATGGGAATTCAATCCTACTGCCAAGATAGGCGATGAAGTTGTGGCAGGAGATGTCCTAGGTACTGTTGAAGAAACACACGTACTTACTCACAAAATCATGGTACCTTTTGGAGTAAGTGGAAAAATAAAAGATATAAAATCTGGCGAATACACAGTTGAGCAAACAGTAGCTGTTATAGAAACAGAAGATGGTGATAAAGAAATCAACATGATCCAAAAATGGCCAGTAAGAAAGGCTCGTCCATCAAGAAGAAAACTTGATCCAAACGAACCACTTATCACAGGTCAAAGGGTTATAGATACATTCTTCCCAGTTGCTAAGGGTGGTACTGCAGCAATACCAGGACCATTTGGATCTGGTAAGACAGTAGTTCAACACCAGGTTGCAAAATTTGCCGATGCTGACATGGTAGTATATGTTGGTTGTGGTGAACGAGGCAACGAGATGACTGACGTACTTAACGAATTCCCAGAACTAATCGATCCAAAAACTGGCGAATCAATCATGGAGCGTACAGTTCTTATAGCAAATACTTCAAATATGCCAGTAGCTGCCCGTGAAGCAAGTATCTACACAGGCATCACTATTGGTGAATACTTCCGTGATATGGGCTATAACGTTGCTATGATGGCGGATTCTACAAGCCGTTGGGCAGAAGCCCTTCGTGAGATGAGTTCACGTCTAGAAGAGATGCCTGGTGATGAAGGTTATCCAGCATATCTAGCCAGCCGTATAGCAGACTTCTACGAAAGATCTGGTAAGGTTGAAGTTTTAGGAAATCGTGACGAAAAAGGTTCATTAACAGTAATCGGAGCTGTATCTCCTCCAGGTGGAGACCTTTCAGAACCAGTTACCCAAGCAACACTTCGTATAGTAAAAGTATTCTGGGGACTAGACTACGACTTATCTTACCAACGTCACTTCCCAGCTATCAACTGGTTGACATCTTATTCTCTATACCAAGACAAGATGGATAGCTATATTGACTCAAATGTCAACGAAGATTTCTCAACAATGAGAAAACGTGCTATGAGCTTGCTTGCCCAAGAGTCTTCACTCCAGGAAGTTGTAAGACTTGTAGGTCGTGATGCCCTAAGTGATGATGATAAACTAAAACTTAACGTTACAAAATCAATCAGAGAAGACTATCTACAACAAAACGCCTTCCATGATGTTGATACCTATTGTTCACTTCACAAACAAAATGTCATGCTTGACTTGATTTTGTACAATTACGACAGATCTATAGAAGCTCTTGCAAATGGAGTAGACCTATCTGAAATAGAAAAACTTCCAGTTCACGAGAGAATCACTCGTGCTAAATTTGTAAGCGAAGAAGAAATAGAAAAATTAGCAGACATCAAAGAACAAATTGACCAAGAAATTGGAAGCTTGCAAAAGGAGGCATAATGTTAAAAGAATATAAAACAGTTACAGAAGTCGTTGGCCCTCTTATGCTTGTTGAAGGTGTAGAAGGTGTCAACTTTGATGAACTTGTAGATATTGAAATGCAAACAGGCGAACGCCGCCGTGGTCGTGTTATAGAAATCGAAGAAGGCCGTGCCATGGTCCAACTTTTCGAAGGATCAACAGGTATCAATCTTGCCGCAACTAGCGTTAGATTTCTAGGTCGTCCAC
It contains:
- a CDS encoding V-type ATP synthase subunit A; this translates as MKEGKITKVSGPLIEASGLSDANIYDVVEVSKDKLIGEIIEMRGDVASIQVYEETTGIGPGDVVVSTGHPLSVELGPGMLRHMYDGIQRPLKKLEDLAGNFLKRGVTSPALSRETLWEFNPTAKIGDEVVAGDVLGTVEETHVLTHKIMVPFGVSGKIKDIKSGEYTVEQTVAVIETEDGDKEINMIQKWPVRKARPSRRKLDPNEPLITGQRVIDTFFPVAKGGTAAIPGPFGSGKTVVQHQVAKFADADMVVYVGCGERGNEMTDVLNEFPELIDPKTGESIMERTVLIANTSNMPVAAREASIYTGITIGEYFRDMGYNVAMMADSTSRWAEALREMSSRLEEMPGDEGYPAYLASRIADFYERSGKVEVLGNRDEKGSLTVIGAVSPPGGDLSEPVTQATLRIVKVFWGLDYDLSYQRHFPAINWLTSYSLYQDKMDSYIDSNVNEDFSTMRKRAMSLLAQESSLQEVVRLVGRDALSDDDKLKLNVTKSIREDYLQQNAFHDVDTYCSLHKQNVMLDLILYNYDRSIEALANGVDLSEIEKLPVHERITRAKFVSEEEIEKLADIKEQIDQEIGSLQKEA
- a CDS encoding V-type ATP synthase subunit E codes for the protein MNNLEVILESIINEGNTKRDQILREAQEKADEIIYQSKNEAEIKAREIIDKANREAETILANENVSAKRESRDIEISAKNKVIDQIVDTLLENLKNIDESSYKNFVLNTIKNSDIKSGDLLLAKNYKNALKNEDFHGFKVSDESVEDGFVIKSGKIEYDNRFSSIIKYNIDDIRKQISSEIFK
- a CDS encoding V-type ATPase subunit, with the translated sequence MNRDNYIGGSISTRIYENNLLSQNDLERLVDYDSLSEVLNALSDSSYRESIQALSRDEEYEKILDDELKKSYKLIENTASDSNILDYFRERYNFHNLKVLLKEIIQKENYANLYSDLGNIDLAYIKKELLNEDAIEKDFLETLDIEGYEPFNKSDNPSESYLEDAKKALAIFDESKNPKDLEISLDKAYYEKLLEDAKAIELKELTRFTKERIDLINLKTMLRVKSKNSDIEELNSALIDGGYIEKERFDEIFPQEIDQIVVSLSNENINKYVVNAIDGDKTMDQNLLDLERSIDDHQMDYSRLAKQMTYGPEVLMNYIISKEAEIKNLRIILVSKLNNLPKDFTLERLRETYV
- a CDS encoding V-type ATP synthase subunit K translates to MSEFFIENGGIVFAVLAAALATLLSGMGSAKGVGMAGEATAALTVDQPEKFGKALVLQLLPGTQGLYGFVIGFFIYQQITGGDAITFEKGLYLLMAALPVAIVGYASAQRQARVAIAGVNILAKNEDEFVKGVVYSVMVELYAILGFVISLLLVLNA
- a CDS encoding V-type ATP synthase subunit F; translated protein: MYRVAVIGDKDSVLAFKALGVEVYTVIDGDEASEKIKDLAKEEVGVIFITEKFAQEIPSTIDKYRDQMTPAIILIPGNTGSMGIGLADINKSVEKAVGANILD